A genomic window from Litoreibacter janthinus includes:
- a CDS encoding NAD(P)H-hydrate dehydratase, with product MTLLAIKPEQLLTLRKRADQHKFDHGSVLVLSGPATRTGAARLAAMAALRVGAGVVTVGAPQDALPECAAQLTGIMLREVSEALDLSLILAEDQRINAMCIGPGFGLEAANGATLRAALATQRAVVLDADALTLMAQDRELFTQLHEQCVLTPHAGEFRRLFPGLGEDDVPFDLNEKKDATMRAADLSGSVVLYKGALTTIAAPGCPVAVMDTTSEPKAAWLATAGAGDVLAGLIAGLLARGNSPAEAAELGALLHALAAKLAGPGLIAEDLPKQIPVLYRELGV from the coding sequence ATGACTCTGCTCGCCATCAAGCCGGAACAGCTGCTGACCCTGCGCAAGCGCGCTGACCAGCACAAGTTTGACCATGGCTCGGTGTTGGTACTGTCTGGTCCTGCGACCCGCACGGGAGCGGCGCGGCTGGCGGCGATGGCGGCGCTTCGCGTCGGGGCAGGGGTGGTGACGGTCGGCGCGCCGCAGGATGCGTTGCCGGAATGTGCTGCGCAGTTGACGGGGATCATGCTGCGTGAGGTCTCGGAAGCGTTGGACTTGTCGCTGATCTTGGCCGAAGACCAAAGGATCAACGCGATGTGTATCGGGCCTGGCTTCGGATTGGAGGCTGCGAACGGTGCTACCCTGCGTGCGGCACTCGCCACGCAGCGCGCGGTGGTGCTAGATGCGGACGCATTGACCTTGATGGCGCAGGACCGCGAATTGTTCACCCAATTGCATGAGCAGTGCGTGTTAACGCCACATGCGGGAGAGTTCCGACGGCTGTTTCCAGGCTTGGGCGAGGATGACGTGCCGTTCGATCTCAATGAAAAGAAAGACGCCACGATGCGCGCGGCGGATCTGTCGGGTTCTGTGGTGCTTTATAAAGGGGCGCTGACCACCATCGCGGCCCCCGGATGTCCAGTAGCTGTCATGGACACCACGTCCGAGCCAAAGGCAGCATGGTTGGCTACGGCGGGGGCGGGCGATGTGCTTGCGGGCCTCATTGCGGGCCTGCTGGCGAGGGGCAACTCACCAGCGGAGGCCGCTGAGCTAGGCGCGCTGTTGCATGCCCTGGCCGCGAAACTGGCGGGGCCTGGGCTCATCGCCGAGGATTTGCCGAAGCAAATCCCGGTGCTCTATCGCGAATTGGGTGTGTAG